The nucleotide window CACGTCCCCTGACCCTGCTGCTTTTTCTGGGGTCCCTTCACAGTCTGGCGGCCCCGATTGCGCCGCAGGATTTGTTGAACCTGATTCCTTCTTCACCTGCTGGACAGAACCTTTTGCTTTCCGAACAGCAAGCTGCTGCGGCCTGGAATGCTGCGCAGGCCGCGCTCGGGCTGAAAGTCAATGCAGGTGGAAATTATTCCCTGAACACCTCGGATTTTTCCAGCACCCAGCAATCAGGAAGTGTGAACCTGTCCCTTTCTTTGCCTGTTTTGCCCTGGGGAACGGCTTTTGATGGCCTGAAAACCGCACAGCGCAACCTGAAAAGTGCTTTGCTGGATGCCCGCGATGCCCGCAACATCCTGAACAGCAAAATCATCAGCGGTTATTACAGTGTCGCTCTGGCAGAACTGGACCTGAAACTGGCGAAGGAAAACCAGACGCTGGCAGAAAGCCAGTTGCAGGTGGCCCAGCAGCAGAGAGGACAGGGCACGGCCAGTCTGGAAACCCTGTTGCAGGCCCAGCAGAAAGTGAACACCACACAGGCCAGCACCCTGAAAGCCCAGAACAACCTGGAGGTGGCCCGCAGCACCCTGGGGAACACCCTGGGCCTGCCGCTTCCTGAAGGGGAATTCACTGCAGAGGTGCAATCTGCACTGCCTGACCGCACCCTGCAGCAGTGGACCACCCTGGCCCTGTCCCAGCGCAGCGATCTGCAGAAAGCCCAGATGAAGCTGGAATCTGCCCAGGAGGCACTGAATCAGGCCATTGAAGACCGCTGGAGGCCCAATGCCACCGTGTCCAGTGGGATCAGCAGTGGTGGTCTGGGGATAGATCTGGGCCTGAACCTGCAAACCGGAGTGCTGAGCAGCAGTGCCAGCTATTCCTTCCAGAACAGCACCCAGAACACCAGCAGCCAGACCGGTTACAAGGTCAGCCTTTCTGCCAGCATTCCGATTGTGGACGGCACCCAGGACGCCAACATCCAGACCCAGCAACTGAACCTGCAGAGTGCCAGTGCCGCTCTGGACACCACAAAACAGACGGCCATTCTGGATGTGAAACAGAAGTACAGCAGCGTGCAACTGGCCCGACTGCAGGTGCAAAACAGCAACAGCAACCTGGAACTGGCCCGTGAGCACCTGAAAGTGATGGAAGCACGCCTGAAGGCGGGTCTGAGCACCAGCCTTGACCTGACCGGAGCGCAAATTGCACTGGAACAGGCCCAGAAAGACAAAACTTCCGCAGAGGTGTCCCTGCTTTCTGCGGTTCTGGACCTGCTGGCCGCAGCAGGACAGCCTTTTGGAGGAGCATCGTGAGAAATGGCATTTTGGTGATGGTGGTACTTGCTTCCAGTGCAGCTTTTGCCCAGTCTGCAACAACCGTGACGTTTCAGAGCGTCCTGAAACTGGCCATCGACAGGGGCACCGATGTGGCCAACCAGAAAACCAGCCTGAGCACCGCCCAGGCCGATCTGCAGGCCAAAAACGAAGATCCCAGCACTTTGATTTTGCCCCTCACCCAGGCCCAGCAGAGCGTGAAGCTGGAAACCCTCAAGCTGGATTATGTGAAGTTGCAGCTCACCCAGAACGTGCTTTCTGCTTACCTGAGCGTGCTGGAAGCCCAGGAAAACCTGAATGTTTTAAAAGCCCAGGTGGATCTGGACCAGATGAACCTGGACATCGCAAAAGCCAAACTGGCCACCAAGAACGCCACGCAACTGGATGTGAGCAAGGCCCAGAACACCCTGAATTCCAGCCAGCAGGACCTGAAAAACGCCCAGGCCAGTTTCCCTGTGCTGAAAGAGAAACTGGATGCTTACACCGCTGGCAGCCTGCCCGACAACTTCCAGGTCAGTGAGCCCCAGTTGAAAGTGACCGCCTACAAACTGGACGACCTGCTGAAAAGCAGTGAAAGCAGCCTTCCCACCCTGCTGCAGAGCAACCAGAGCCTGACCATTGCGCAGATGAATGTGCAGTTCTCGGACAACGATTACACGCCCAGAAGCACCCTGGACAGCGCAAAAGCCAGCCTGCAGAGCGCCCAGCGCAGCCTCGCCTCGCAGAAAACCAGCACCCAGAGCAGCGTCAAGGATGCGTACCAGAGCTACCTGAACAGCCAGGAACGCAGCAAATTCAGTCTGGAAGACCTGAACAACAGCCAGGCCACCCTGAAGCAGGATCAGGCCAGATACAAGAACGGCACCATCTCCAAGTACCAGCTCAAGCAATCTGAAGTGGCCGTGCTGAAATCGGAACAAAGTTACCTGCAGGCCAAAGACAGCTCCCTGAAAGCCATTGCTGCACTGGCAGTGGCCACAGGCGTGGACACCCTGAACACCCTGGGAGGCACCCAGTGACACCCCGCGCCAGGGGCTTCCTGATTGCAGGAGGCGTCGTGCTGGTGCTGGGGGCGGGTGGAGGCTGGTACTGGTACCAGCAGAAAAACAAGGCCACCGAAACCACCGTGGCCCAGATTCAGACAGCGGAGGTCACCTCTCAGGACTTCCAGATCACTGTAGAGGGGCCAGGGTCCTTGCAGGCCAGCACCACCTACGCCGTGAAATCCAACGTTTCAGGCACCGTGCAACAGCTGAAAAACGTGGGGGACCGGGTGGTGAAGGGGCAACTGCTGGCCCGCATTGATCCCGACCAGTACCAGCAGGCTTTAACCGATGCCCAGATTTCTTTGCAGAAGGCCCAACTGCAACTGGACAGCCTGAAGGCCAACCAGAACAGCACCATTCTGGGACAGCAGCAGGCCATCGCAAACGCACAGCTGAGCTACACCAGCGCCCAGAACGATTACAACACGGCCCTCACCACCCTGAATGCCAACCAGAAGATCTATGACGCGGGCGGCATCAGTGCCCAGGTTTTGCAAGATTCTAAAAACAGCCTTGCAAAGGCAGAAAGCAGCCTCACCACAGCAAAACTCAATCTGGCCAGCGCCAGAGAAAACCTCTCCACCAAAAGCACCACAGGAGCGCAGGACCTCAAATCCTCCCAGCTTGCTGTGGAACAGGCCAGACTGTCCATCAAAACCGCCCAGGACAACCTGGCCCAGACCAAGATCTACGCCCCCATCTCTGGAATCATCAGCAGCCTGGACAGCGCAGATGGCACCATGGTTTCCGGGAACACCGGGGTTCTGACCATCCAGAACGACAACAAAGTCAAGGTTCCGGTGCAGGTGGATGAAACCGAGATCAGCAAGGTCAAGGTGGGTCAGCGGGTGGAGGTCACCCTGGATGCCCTCCCGGACCAGACGTTTGAAGGGAAAGTCACCCAGGTGGATCCCTCCGCCACCATCTCCCAGAACATTGCGGTCTTCAATGCCACGGTCACCCTGGACAACCCGGAGCACACCCTCAGACCGGGCATGAGTGCAGAATCCACCATCATCACGCTGGAGGTGCCTGCAGCCATGATGGTCCCCAAAACTGCAGTGGACACGGTGCGGCGCAGGGCTTACGTGAACGTGCAGCATGAAGATGGAACCATTGAAGCCGTGCGGGTGCGCACCGGTCCCGATGACGGCACCAACATCGTGGTGGAATCGGGTCTGCAACCCGGTCAGAAAGTGGTGCTGCCCACCACCACAACCACCTCTGCTTCCGGCACCCAGAGGCAGACAGGACAAAATGGGCAAAACGGACAGGGCAACAATTTCCGGGGGGGCGCGATTGGCATTCCTCTGGGGGGAGGGTTTGGAAGATGACCCCCGTGGTGGACATCCGGCAGGTCAAAAAGCTCTACAAAATCGGGGAGGACACCTTTGAAGCGCTCAAAGGCGTGGATGTCACCATAGAGAAAGCAGAAATGGTCTCCCTCATCGGCCCATCAGGCAGCGGAAAAACCACCCTCATGCAGATCATCGGCCTCCTGGACCGCCCCTCCAGTGGTCAGTATTTTCTGAACGGTCAGGATGTCACCCAATTGAGCGAAAACCAGCGAAGCGACTTCAGGAACCAGCACATCGGGTTTGTCTTTCAGGCCTTTTATCTGCTCTCCCGCATGAACGTGCTGGAAAACGTTGAGGTGCCCCTCACCTACGCAGGATACGGAGCACGGGAACGCAAAGAGGTTGCCATGGGTTTGCTGGAAAAAGTGGGGCTGGCCGACAAATGGCGAAATTTGCCTTCCCAGCTTTCAGGGGGCCAGAAACAGAGGGTGGCAATTGCCAGAGCACTCACCACCAACCCGAGTTTGCTGCTGGCAGATGAACCGACGGGAGCGCTGGACACCAAAACGGGAGAAGAGGTGATGAACCTGTTCGAGTCGCTGAATCAGGAAGGGGTGACGGTGATCATCGTGACCCACGAAATGGAAGTTGCCGCCCGAACCCGACGCATCATCCGCATCCGGGACGGCAACATCGAGCAGCCCAGAATTGAACCGTCAGGGGTGGAATCTGCATGAGCAGCACCAGATCACAAGCTGCAAACCCTCCCGCCCGACCCTCCAGACGGAGCATCGGGATGGGGGTGATTTTTCGGATTGCCTGGAAAGCCATCATCGGGAACCCCCTCAGGTCTGCCCTGACCGTGCTGGGCGTGGTGATTGGTGTGGCTGCCGTGGTCGCTCTGGTGATGATTGGGCAGGGGTCGACCAGCAACATCACCAAATCTTTAGAAAGCCTCGGCACCAACCTCCTCACCGTTGGACCCAACTTTGGCGGAAGAAACCAGGGGGGTGGGGGCGGCATCGTGCGCACCGGAGACCGCCAGAGCGTCACCATGAAAGATGTGGAGGCCATCCAGCGACAGCTTGGCAGTCAGGTGGCCGGAATTGCCCCGGTCAGCCAGGGCCGTTACCAGATCAAATACGGCAAGAGCAACCTGAACGTGCAGGTCACCGGAACCTGGCCCGATTACGCAACCGTGCGCAATTCTGCCGTGGACAAAGGGGCTTTTTTCAGCAAGGCAGATGTGGATGGCCGCAAACGCACCGCAGTGATCGGGTACGGGATTGCGCAGGACCTGCTCACCGATGTGGACCCCATCGGGCAGAAAATCAAACTGGGTGGCATCTCCTTCACGGTGGTGGGTGTGCTTCCTGACAAGGGAGATGCGGGCTTTGCCAACGCCAATTACAGCGTCCTGATCCCGCTGAGCACCTTCCAGAAACGCCTCTCCAGGTCCAGCCCCTCCAATCCCACGGTGTCCAACATCTACATTCAGGGACCGGACCAGAAAACCCTCAAAGACCTGCAAAACACCGTGACAGAACTGATGGCCACGCAGCACGAGCAGACCGATCCCACCAGTTACGACTTTCAGGTGCAAAACCAGGCCGATGCACTCGCCAGCATCAATCAGGTGTCCCAGACCCTGACGCTGTTTCTGGGTGGGGTCGCAGGAATCAGCCTGCTGGTGGGCGGCATCGGCATCATGAACATCATGCTGGTGAGTGTCACCGAACGCACCCGTGAAATTGGCATCCGAAAGGCCCTGGGGGCCAAACCCCGAGACATCCTCACGCAGTTTCTCACCGAGTCCGTGGTGCTCTCTGTGGGAGGCGGCTTGCTGGGCATTGCCATTGGACTGGGCCTCGCCAATGGGGTGGGGAAAGTCCTGAACATCACCCCCGTGATGTCTCCATCCAGCATGCTGCTGGCCTTCACCTTCTCGGTGGTGGTGGGGGTGTTTTTCGGGTATTACCCCGCCAGTCGGGCTGCAAAACTTGACCCTGTGGACTCTCTTCGTTATGAGTAAAACCGTTACGAGCAAGAAAGGAATCTCCATGAACAAAAAAAACCTCTTCATCAGCATGCTGCTGCTTGCAGCTTCTCCAGCCATGGCACAACAAAACCAGAACCAGGGGCAAAATCAGGGACAGGGGCAACGCCAGTTTCAGATTGACCCTGCCATGCGGGCCAAAATGCAGGCTTTCCAGCCCGTGCAGGACCTCTCCCGCACCCTGCGCATGATTGGCGAGGTGCACAGGCAAAAAGGACTGGCGATCAGCAAAGCCCAGGCTGCCAAACTGATCCCCATCCTGAAAGACATCCAGACCCGCAAATCCCTGAAACCCAAAGATGCAGATGCCCTGCTGGTGAAAATTGAGGACCTCCTCACCGATCCACAACTGACCTGGATCGACAAACAGCAGATCCGCAGGCCCGGTCAGGGAGGACAGGGTGGTCAAAACGGGCAGAATGGTCAGGGGGGACAGGGCAACCAGCTTCGTCAGAACGGGCAGGGCGGTCAAGGGGGTCCGTTCCAGGGCAACGGTCAGGGAGGCCAGAACGGTCAGAACCGTCAGGGCGGACAGGGCGGCAACCGGGGTTTTGGAAACTTCCAGGCCCTGATGTCTGCAGCCAATCCCTTTGCGGTGGATCCCTTCAAGGGACAGGTGTCCAGCCTGCTGACCATCCTGCAAAAAATCAAATAAAACACCTTCACTGCAGCACCGGAGGCCTGGTCTTCCGGTGCTGCTTCATCACATCCGGCAGCCCCAAAAAGGTCTACGCTGTGGGTGATGCTCGGGACTCCAGATGGACCCGAAATGGAGGTTCCCCATGAGATTCAGACCTTTCAGACCCAACTTCACCATCAAACAAATCTTCACCACAGGCCTGCTGCTGCTGGGCACCTTTGCCGCACCCGTTTTTGCCGAAGACTCGCAGTTTGCAGGCGGCCTGGGGGGCAGCATCGGCAACCCCATTGGAAACACCGAGGGACAGGGAGTGCTGAACAACCTGAACAGGGACAACATGTTCGGGCGGCAGGGGCAATCCGAAGGGGGCAGAACCAACAGCAACACCCAGACCCCCACTGGCACCTCCACCCAGACCGACATCGCCAAATCCCTGG belongs to Deinococcus roseus and includes:
- a CDS encoding TolC family protein, giving the protein MRVTRPLTLLLFLGSLHSLAAPIAPQDLLNLIPSSPAGQNLLLSEQQAAAAWNAAQAALGLKVNAGGNYSLNTSDFSSTQQSGSVNLSLSLPVLPWGTAFDGLKTAQRNLKSALLDARDARNILNSKIISGYYSVALAELDLKLAKENQTLAESQLQVAQQQRGQGTASLETLLQAQQKVNTTQASTLKAQNNLEVARSTLGNTLGLPLPEGEFTAEVQSALPDRTLQQWTTLALSQRSDLQKAQMKLESAQEALNQAIEDRWRPNATVSSGISSGGLGIDLGLNLQTGVLSSSASYSFQNSTQNTSSQTGYKVSLSASIPIVDGTQDANIQTQQLNLQSASAALDTTKQTAILDVKQKYSSVQLARLQVQNSNSNLELAREHLKVMEARLKAGLSTSLDLTGAQIALEQAQKDKTSAEVSLLSAVLDLLAAAGQPFGGAS
- a CDS encoding TolC family protein — encoded protein: MRNGILVMVVLASSAAFAQSATTVTFQSVLKLAIDRGTDVANQKTSLSTAQADLQAKNEDPSTLILPLTQAQQSVKLETLKLDYVKLQLTQNVLSAYLSVLEAQENLNVLKAQVDLDQMNLDIAKAKLATKNATQLDVSKAQNTLNSSQQDLKNAQASFPVLKEKLDAYTAGSLPDNFQVSEPQLKVTAYKLDDLLKSSESSLPTLLQSNQSLTIAQMNVQFSDNDYTPRSTLDSAKASLQSAQRSLASQKTSTQSSVKDAYQSYLNSQERSKFSLEDLNNSQATLKQDQARYKNGTISKYQLKQSEVAVLKSEQSYLQAKDSSLKAIAALAVATGVDTLNTLGGTQ
- a CDS encoding efflux RND transporter periplasmic adaptor subunit, translated to MTPRARGFLIAGGVVLVLGAGGGWYWYQQKNKATETTVAQIQTAEVTSQDFQITVEGPGSLQASTTYAVKSNVSGTVQQLKNVGDRVVKGQLLARIDPDQYQQALTDAQISLQKAQLQLDSLKANQNSTILGQQQAIANAQLSYTSAQNDYNTALTTLNANQKIYDAGGISAQVLQDSKNSLAKAESSLTTAKLNLASARENLSTKSTTGAQDLKSSQLAVEQARLSIKTAQDNLAQTKIYAPISGIISSLDSADGTMVSGNTGVLTIQNDNKVKVPVQVDETEISKVKVGQRVEVTLDALPDQTFEGKVTQVDPSATISQNIAVFNATVTLDNPEHTLRPGMSAESTIITLEVPAAMMVPKTAVDTVRRRAYVNVQHEDGTIEAVRVRTGPDDGTNIVVESGLQPGQKVVLPTTTTTSASGTQRQTGQNGQNGQGNNFRGGAIGIPLGGGFGR
- a CDS encoding ABC transporter ATP-binding protein; protein product: MTPVVDIRQVKKLYKIGEDTFEALKGVDVTIEKAEMVSLIGPSGSGKTTLMQIIGLLDRPSSGQYFLNGQDVTQLSENQRSDFRNQHIGFVFQAFYLLSRMNVLENVEVPLTYAGYGARERKEVAMGLLEKVGLADKWRNLPSQLSGGQKQRVAIARALTTNPSLLLADEPTGALDTKTGEEVMNLFESLNQEGVTVIIVTHEMEVAARTRRIIRIRDGNIEQPRIEPSGVESA
- a CDS encoding ABC transporter permease, with protein sequence MSSTRSQAANPPARPSRRSIGMGVIFRIAWKAIIGNPLRSALTVLGVVIGVAAVVALVMIGQGSTSNITKSLESLGTNLLTVGPNFGGRNQGGGGGIVRTGDRQSVTMKDVEAIQRQLGSQVAGIAPVSQGRYQIKYGKSNLNVQVTGTWPDYATVRNSAVDKGAFFSKADVDGRKRTAVIGYGIAQDLLTDVDPIGQKIKLGGISFTVVGVLPDKGDAGFANANYSVLIPLSTFQKRLSRSSPSNPTVSNIYIQGPDQKTLKDLQNTVTELMATQHEQTDPTSYDFQVQNQADALASINQVSQTLTLFLGGVAGISLLVGGIGIMNIMLVSVTERTREIGIRKALGAKPRDILTQFLTESVVLSVGGGLLGIAIGLGLANGVGKVLNITPVMSPSSMLLAFTFSVVVGVFFGYYPASRAAKLDPVDSLRYE